The DNA segment TCCGTGAAGGCGACCTCGGAGACGGAGGCGGTCGGTGGGCCGTCTCCATTGGGGTTGCTGAAGTAGGCGACGATCCTCCCCTTGGCCTTCGCTCCCTTGGCGGCAGGGTCGACCGGCTCGAAGGCCAGTTCGACCAGGCCGGAAGAATTGGGAAGCGGCTGAAGCAGACCGCCGTGGGAAGCGGTCGGTCCTCCGGATTGCGGCGTTCCAGAGCCCCCACCACAGCCGGCGATTCCGGCCAGCAACGCCACCGCGCCGGCAAGTCGACCCACGGCGATCATCTCGGCAATCCTGAACACAACGAGGCTCCCCGGCCATTCGAAAAGAAACACCGGCCGTCCTCCAACCCGCCCGCGCGGCGTTGAGGAACGGCCGGGACGTCTTGGCTCAATACGCGTCGCTGGAGATGACCTCGCCGCCGTTGCGGGTGGCGAGTTTCTGGTAGACCCCCAGCCTGGCCGAGCCGTTGGTCGAACTGTGGGAGAGATAATACCCCGACTTGCTGAATGACCCGCTGGCCGCGACCGTGACGTAAGTCGTGTTGTCGGGGATCGAATCGCCGTAGCTGTCGGTGTTGGTGCTGAAACTCCAAGAGTCGACCGAGTTCTTCATGAACCGCACCGAGCCGTCGCAGAAGGCGAAGTTCGCTCCGCCTGGGTGCTGGCTGCCCGCCGTCGATGGGTAGAAGTACGTATAGCTCTTGATCGCCGCGCTATTCCCGTTGAGAAGGTTGATCGGGTAGAGAGCCCCAAACAGCGTGTCGTAATAACGGCCCGAATTCCAGCAGCCGTCCGACAGCCCGTATTGAGGAGCATTCTTAACCAATTGCCCCTTGCTGTGCTCTCCGAACATGAACGTGTTGCTCGTGCCGTCGCTGATCCCGGAAATCGTCACGGTGCCGTCGTTGAAGATGACACCGTTGTATTGCGAGATGATCGAGGTGTCCATCAGCTTCGAGTAGCCGAAGCTGAACGTCCCGGCGTTCCCGGCGTAGCTGGTGAAAGCCTGAGAAAAGCTCTGGGCGGGCGAGGGGAAAAGCGTGGGATCGGTGTTGAAGCTGTAGCCGGGCGAGACCCCCGAGGCGGAAGACCGCGTCGCCGGGAGCTGCATTGTTTCGTTCGTGGTGTCGCTCGGGCAGATGAGCGTCGAGTTCCGCACGCCGCCGATCGTCAGGTTCGGCGCGCCGGAGGAGGTCCAGTTGAAATTCACGGCATTGGCCATCGCCGATTGCTCCATGAACGGGAGCATACGGACGAAGCAACTGAAGTTCTCAGGGTAAGTGCTATACACGCCCGGAGGATTGTTGGCCGTGGCCGAATAAGACCCGCCCGGCATGCAGCCGTTGCTGCTCTCATAGTTCATCGCCGACAGGGCGATCTGCTTGAGATTGTTGGTGCATTGCGCACGTCGCGCAGCCTCGCGTGCAGCCTGCACGGCGGGGAGGAGCAGGGCGATCAGTACCGCGATGATGGCGATCACCACCAGCAGCTCGATCAGCGTGAAGCCGGTCCGAGAGCGGCTCTTGGCACGTCCGTACATCTGAATAAGATTCCGTGGGTGTAAGCCTGGGCGCAGGAAAGTCGAAGGGACGGCGCGGGGTCGTTGTCGGGAATCGATCGACGCAATCGCGACGGGGCGCTTGAAAGCGGCCCGCACGGGCGACTAAAGGCATCGACGATTAAAGTATCCCAGTGACAAGAAGACGGCGCGAAGATGGCGAGAAGATCGACCGAATGATCGGGAGCCAGGCGAAGAAGGAGAGAGGATCGCCGGACCCCAGGGATGATGCACAGAGTCAACATAGTTTACAAGAAAAATTTAGGAATTCCAAATCGGGGCCCCGAATTGTCGTCTCGCGACGGCCGGGAGATCGCGCCCCGTTGCTCGCCCGATCGTCGGGCGATACGCTTTCGTGCATCCTCCGCATGGGTGATCGCGAAACCAACGCTCGTCCTGGCACGAGACTGCAACATGCCGTTCCAATCCTTCCGTCGCCTTGGGCCTGCCGCCTGGCTGGTTTTCGTCGCTTCCGCCTCGTACGGTCAGGCCCCCATCCCCGAAGCCTCGACATACGCCCGGCGTTGGTTCTATTCGAGCACCAACCTCCAGGTCGATCGAGCGGCGGATGATCTGATCGCTCTGGTCGACCGCGCCGGCAAGGTGGGCTACAACGGCCTGATGCTGGCCGATTACAAGCTGAGCATCCTCGACCGGGTCACTCCCGGATACTTCGCGAACGCCCGGCGCGTCCGTGCGGCGGCCGACGCGGCGGGGGTCGAGATCATCCCCGCCGTCTTCCCCATCGGCTACTCCGGCGGGCTGCTGGCTCACGACCCAAACCTCGCCGAGGGCATGTCCGTCGAGGGGGAGCCCTTCGTCGTCAGCGGACGTGAGGCCCGCCCCGAGCCTTTCGCCGCGCCGATGTTCCGCAACGGCGGCATGGAAGACGCCAAGGGGGACCGACTCGACGGCTTCGCGTTCCAGGACGACCCCAGCGCCGGCTCGTTCGTCGACGAGGCGGTCCACCATTCCGGCCGTCGCTCGTTACGGTTCGAGGCCGGCGGAACGTCGCCGAATCGACGGGTGATGCAGTCGATCGCCGTCGAGCCCCATCGCTCGTACCGGTTCTCAGCATGGATCAAGACGAAGGATCTGCAACCCGCCGGGGGTTTCCGGCTGCTCGTTCTGGGTTCAGGATCGCCGGCCCGATCGTTGACCTTCTTCGAGGGGGGCGTCGAACGGGACCAGGACTGGAAGCAGGTGGACGTCGTCTTCAACAGCCTCGATCAGACGAGGGTGAACGCCTACGTCGGCGTCTGGTCGCCGAAGGGAGGCTCCGTCTGGGTCGACGACGTGGCGATCGAACCGCTCGGCCTCCGGAACGTCCTCCGGCGCGAGGGCTGCCCGTTCGTCGTGAAGTCGGCCGACGGCAAGCAGACGTATGAGGAAGGCCGCGACTTCGAGCCCGTCGCCGATCCCCGCCTCGGCCGCTCTCCCTGGGCCGGCGAATACTCGTTCGCCCACGAGGGGCCGCCCATCCGACTGACCGCCGCCAGCCGCATCCACGACGGCGACTCGCTCCGCGTGAGCTATTACCACCCGGTCGTCGTCCACGGCTCGCAGGTCATGTGCTGCCCCAGCGATCCGAAAGTGGAGTCCCTGCTCCTCGATCAAGCCCGGCGCGTGAACGAGTTGTTCCACCCCAGAACCTTCTTCATGAGTCACGACGAGATCCGCTGCCTCAACTGGGATCGCTCGTGCCTCGACCGCGGCCTGACCCCCGGCGCGATCCTGGCGAAAAACGTCGAGCGGTGCGCGGCCATCCTCAACGACGTCGCCCCGGGGTGCGAGATCGCCGTTTGGTCCGACATGTTCGACCCACATCACAACGCGGTGAAGGGTCCTTACTATCTCGTGAACGGCTCGCTCGAAGGCTCGTGGCTCGGGCTCCCCGCGCGGGTGACGATCGCCAACTGGAACTCGGGCAAGGCGAGCGAGAGCCTGAAGTTCTTCGCCGACCGCGGCCACCGTCAGCTCATCGCCGGCTACTATGACGCCGACGACCTCTCCGGGTTCACAAGGTGGAACGCCGCCGCCCGGGGAGTTCCGGGCGTCGACGGCTTCATGTACACGACCTGGGAGCGGAAGTATCGGCTGCTGGAAGCCTACGGCCAGGCGATGAGCGGCGCCGGCGTCACTTCCCCGCCGGCTCGAAAACCTTGACGTCCGGGTGCATCGTGTAGAGCCGGTCCCCCTGGGGCGTTGGCACCAACACGGCGCTCGAGCAGTTGTCGCCGATGATCGGGTTGGCTGGGTATTTCTCCCAGTGGATCAGGTCACGCGAGCGGGCGAGGTTCGTCGTCCAGTCGCGGACGGTCGGGTCGGCCAGCGCATGATAGAAGAGGTAGTAGTAACCGTCCCGGCGGACGACCTGATTGACGGCGACGGCCGCACGGTCGAAGGGCTCCGGCCCGCGCGCCAGGACCGGCTCGTCACGGACGTTCGTGAAGACCCTGAGGTCCCGGCTGGTCGCCAGCCAGATTCCAAGGTCCCCACGCTCGTAGAGCAGATGCCAGACGCCGTTCTCGAACCAGAGCGTCGGCGTGCCGAACGAGCCCGGCGAGAGCGGCGAGCCGTCGGCCTTGCGGATTTCGAGCGAGCCGTGATCCACCCACCGGACGCCGTCCTGGGACGATAACCTGTGGGCGATGTCCCCTCGTCCCTCGGCCACCATCTGGTACGTCCCATCGACCTTAACGACGCAGACGTCCTCGACCCACGAGCCGGGAAGGAGCGGATTCCCCGGGTCGCGTCGCCAGACCTTGCCGTCGTCCGATGTCGCCCTCCCCAGCAGCATCGACGTGGGTCTGTCGCGTCCATAGCCGGTGTACCAGAGCGTGAAGCGACCATCCTCCGGCAGAATGAAGCCTCGCTCGCGGATCTTGTGATCCCAGGTCCCCTCCCCCGTCCCCTGGAAGACGGGATTCCCCGCGACCGGCCGCCAGGAGGTGAAGTGCCAGGGTTCCTCGTAGCCGAAAGCCGAGGAGCCCGCCGCAGCCACACACCCCAGCCCCAAAAGCAGACGCTGCATCACTCTCACCATCCCGAACGTCCTCCCTCTGCCAGGCCGTGTGGAGTCGCTGCTCATTCGTCGTCCTGCCGTCGCTCCTCGATCCCGGCAGAACTCAGTATTCGCGAAAACAAGGACGGTCTCCAGAGCCCCCCAATACCCGCCGGCTCCGGATCGGTCCCGAATCGGCGCATCGATTCCTGAGGCGCCCCGTGAAGGCACGCCGCTTCAGAACCTTGACAGGGTTGCAAAACGCGCCTCGACGGCTGCTCGTTGATGATAGACTGAGGTAGTCGGCTTGCAGGGAAACGGGGGAGCCCAACATGCCGGGGGTCAGACAGGTCGGAGACTGGATCGCCAACCGATTCGAGATCTTCGAAGTCCACCAGGGGGGGATGGGGGTCGTCTACGCGGTCAAGGACCGCCTGGGGACCGACGAACGACCCGTCATCGCCCTGAAGACGCTCCACGAAGAACTGTTCCTCGATGGCGAACGTGGGGCGAGGTTCTCCTCTGAATGTCATCTCTGGGTCCACCTTGGGAACCACGCCAACGTCGTGCAAGCGTATGCGGTGGAGGAGATCGAGGGACGCCCGCACATCCTGCTGGAGCTCATCACGGGCGGCGACCTGAGACGGCAGATCGGGACGCCGGAGCTTGACCTGCCCCTCGCCCTTCGTCATGGGTTCGAATTCTGCCTCGGGATGGAGCACGCAATCCGGCAGGGACTCCGCTGCCACCGCGACATCAAGCCGGCCAACCTCCTCCTCACGCCGGCGGGTGCCCTCAAGATCGCCGACTTCGGCCTCGCGGCCATCCGAGACGAGATCATCGGCGTCGGGCCCGACCGGGCCGACGAGCCGATCCCGCTGGTCGAATCGTTCGAAGAGCAACCGATCATCTGGGACGACCCCCGAGATCAGGACGGCCAAAGCCATCCCCGCGCTCTTCCCCGGCGATCAGCCTTGCCCGAATGGACCGAGTCCACCGACCC comes from the Paludisphaera rhizosphaerae genome and includes:
- a CDS encoding carbohydrate binding domain-containing protein, encoding MPFQSFRRLGPAAWLVFVASASYGQAPIPEASTYARRWFYSSTNLQVDRAADDLIALVDRAGKVGYNGLMLADYKLSILDRVTPGYFANARRVRAAADAAGVEIIPAVFPIGYSGGLLAHDPNLAEGMSVEGEPFVVSGREARPEPFAAPMFRNGGMEDAKGDRLDGFAFQDDPSAGSFVDEAVHHSGRRSLRFEAGGTSPNRRVMQSIAVEPHRSYRFSAWIKTKDLQPAGGFRLLVLGSGSPARSLTFFEGGVERDQDWKQVDVVFNSLDQTRVNAYVGVWSPKGGSVWVDDVAIEPLGLRNVLRREGCPFVVKSADGKQTYEEGRDFEPVADPRLGRSPWAGEYSFAHEGPPIRLTAASRIHDGDSLRVSYYHPVVVHGSQVMCCPSDPKVESLLLDQARRVNELFHPRTFFMSHDEIRCLNWDRSCLDRGLTPGAILAKNVERCAAILNDVAPGCEIAVWSDMFDPHHNAVKGPYYLVNGSLEGSWLGLPARVTIANWNSGKASESLKFFADRGHRQLIAGYYDADDLSGFTRWNAAARGVPGVDGFMYTTWERKYRLLEAYGQAMSGAGVTSPPARKP
- a CDS encoding serine/threonine-protein kinase, which encodes MPGVRQVGDWIANRFEIFEVHQGGMGVVYAVKDRLGTDERPVIALKTLHEELFLDGERGARFSSECHLWVHLGNHANVVQAYAVEEIEGRPHILLELITGGDLRRQIGTPELDLPLALRHGFEFCLGMEHAIRQGLRCHRDIKPANLLLTPAGALKIADFGLAAIRDEIIGVGPDRADEPIPLVESFEEQPIIWDDPRDQDGQSHPRALPRRSALPEWTESTDPIRELSDASTLTPPSIPVLAAADLESTIDHVPLSRMGVQDTAISRLTRTGVMVGTLPYMAPEQFHDAKSADVRADVYSFGIVLFQMLTGRLPFRGDTLAKLERQHCRADPPSVVPAIPRRFAREAVRVDEIVHRCLAKDPADRYATIPDLRRALTESLRRVDRRFDPRR
- a CDS encoding glycoside hydrolase family protein, whose product is MQRLLLGLGCVAAAGSSAFGYEEPWHFTSWRPVAGNPVFQGTGEGTWDHKIRERGFILPEDGRFTLWYTGYGRDRPTSMLLGRATSDDGKVWRRDPGNPLLPGSWVEDVCVVKVDGTYQMVAEGRGDIAHRLSSQDGVRWVDHGSLEIRKADGSPLSPGSFGTPTLWFENGVWHLLYERGDLGIWLATSRDLRVFTNVRDEPVLARGPEPFDRAAVAVNQVVRRDGYYYLFYHALADPTVRDWTTNLARSRDLIHWEKYPANPIIGDNCSSAVLVPTPQGDRLYTMHPDVKVFEPAGK
- a CDS encoding DUF1559 family PulG-like putative transporter; its protein translation is MYGRAKSRSRTGFTLIELLVVIAIIAVLIALLLPAVQAAREAARRAQCTNNLKQIALSAMNYESSNGCMPGGSYSATANNPPGVYSTYPENFSCFVRMLPFMEQSAMANAVNFNWTSSGAPNLTIGGVRNSTLICPSDTTNETMQLPATRSSASGVSPGYSFNTDPTLFPSPAQSFSQAFTSYAGNAGTFSFGYSKLMDTSIISQYNGVIFNDGTVTISGISDGTSNTFMFGEHSKGQLVKNAPQYGLSDGCWNSGRYYDTLFGALYPINLLNGNSAAIKSYTYFYPSTAGSQHPGGANFAFCDGSVRFMKNSVDSWSFSTNTDSYGDSIPDNTTYVTVAASGSFSKSGYYLSHSSTNGSARLGVYQKLATRNGGEVISSDAY